The Leucobacter rhizosphaerae genome includes a region encoding these proteins:
- a CDS encoding APC family permease, which produces MTQTTERKADAGLREGVMSGPELAAQAIASIAPSAVIAFTAASIFLGAGNGTMFAFLLATIVILCVGYIVSMFARQHASAGSLYTYVSKGLGPTGAFAAGVALLIGSWGIAAGSLGGAVSYASDLLQIFGIPATGTVWLIVLTVVIGGLATFFTIRGIRISARVSLVLELVSVFIIVVLLVAALIWLGPDAWDPAQFSFEGVPFQGVAAGMVLGILGFVGFSSADALGREARNPHTAIPRAIMWSAVVVGVLYVFAAYTQIAVLGDELGEVASPLQAINERIGMPGWFAPVLVFGVAASFFAVVVAPLNVVGRIIYVMGKEGVVPERFGRTHETHLTPHRVLLIAGPAAILLDVILLLAGTHPMDIVVWVDTYATYGYMVAYALVAIAGVIYTRKHAMPNTLIWIAAVVAVVAMAYVFFANVWPVPAFPINILPYLFVATMLLAFLRFWWIKANRPEVLKNIGNTHTDMLEGVG; this is translated from the coding sequence ATGACCCAGACCACCGAACGAAAGGCCGACGCCGGCCTCCGCGAAGGGGTGATGTCCGGCCCCGAACTCGCGGCCCAGGCCATCGCCAGCATCGCGCCGAGCGCCGTCATCGCGTTCACCGCCGCCTCGATCTTCCTCGGAGCCGGCAACGGCACCATGTTCGCGTTCCTGCTCGCCACCATCGTCATCCTGTGCGTCGGCTACATCGTCTCGATGTTCGCCCGCCAGCACGCATCGGCCGGTTCGCTCTACACCTACGTCTCGAAGGGACTCGGCCCGACCGGCGCATTCGCCGCCGGCGTCGCTCTGCTCATCGGCTCCTGGGGCATCGCGGCCGGATCGCTCGGCGGTGCAGTCTCCTACGCGTCCGATCTGCTGCAGATCTTCGGGATCCCCGCGACCGGCACGGTCTGGCTGATCGTGCTCACGGTCGTCATCGGCGGTCTCGCGACGTTCTTCACCATTCGTGGGATCCGGATCTCGGCTCGCGTCTCCCTGGTGCTCGAGCTCGTCTCCGTCTTCATCATCGTGGTCCTCCTCGTCGCCGCGCTCATCTGGCTCGGGCCGGACGCCTGGGACCCCGCGCAGTTCTCCTTCGAGGGCGTACCGTTCCAGGGCGTCGCCGCGGGCATGGTGCTCGGTATCCTCGGCTTCGTCGGCTTCTCCTCAGCCGATGCGCTCGGCCGCGAGGCGCGGAACCCGCACACCGCGATCCCGCGCGCGATCATGTGGAGCGCCGTCGTGGTGGGTGTGCTCTACGTCTTCGCCGCCTACACGCAGATCGCCGTGCTCGGCGACGAGCTCGGCGAGGTCGCGAGCCCGCTCCAGGCGATCAACGAGCGCATCGGCATGCCGGGCTGGTTCGCGCCCGTGCTGGTCTTCGGCGTCGCCGCCTCGTTCTTCGCCGTGGTCGTCGCGCCGCTCAACGTGGTCGGTCGCATCATCTACGTGATGGGCAAGGAGGGCGTCGTGCCCGAGCGCTTCGGCCGCACGCACGAGACCCACCTGACGCCGCACCGCGTGCTGCTCATCGCCGGACCCGCCGCGATCCTGCTCGACGTGATCCTGCTCCTCGCGGGCACCCACCCGATGGACATCGTGGTGTGGGTCGACACCTACGCGACCTACGGCTACATGGTGGCCTACGCGCTCGTCGCGATCGCCGGGGTCATCTACACCCGCAAGCACGCCATGCCGAACACCCTGATCTGGATCGCCGCGGTCGTCGCGGTCGTCGCGATGGCCTACGTGTTCTTCGCGAACGTGTGGCCCGTCCCGGCGTTCCCGATCAACATCCTCCCGTACCTCTTCGTGGCCACGATGCTGCTCGCGTTCCTGCGGTTCTGGTGGATCAAGGCGAACCGCCCCGAGGTGCTGAAGAACATCGGCAACACGCACACCGACATGCTCGAGGGTGTGGGCTGA
- the lysA gene encoding diaminopimelate decarboxylase, which yields MTHPPQRPAPGAAVSGGSSDPNAIDPRVFPPSARRGRQCGELKIGDLRATALTESFGSPLYVVDEDAARATARVIREALQGEARRVGTEATVYYASKAFLCVEVARWMAEEGLAIDVASGGELAVALAAGVDPARIGFHGNNKSVAEIERAVRAGVGTLIIDSEVETGRIAAAASAAGVRQRVRLRVNSGVHASTHAYLATSHEDQKFGQPLGEAARLVGDILAHETLEFVGLHCHIGSQIFATDGFRESARRLLSVYRELGELAGSPIPELNLGGGFGIAYTSAEADEAPQIAEIARELADIVASSAEEFGIPIPKLAFEPGRAVIGQAGVTLYTVGTTKTVQLAGSDAAEDPADRGYPERLYVSVDGGMSDNPRPALYGADYQVRIANRSSEADPALVRVVGKHCESGDIVVDRDELPGDVRPGDTLAVAATGAYCWSLSSTYNYVPRPPVVAIRGGVARVIVRGQTEEDLLAQSVVTGDARTNGDTK from the coding sequence ATGACTCACCCCCCGCAGCGCCCCGCGCCAGGAGCCGCGGTCTCAGGCGGATCCTCGGATCCGAACGCGATCGATCCGCGGGTCTTCCCGCCGAGCGCGCGTCGCGGTCGCCAGTGCGGTGAACTCAAGATCGGCGACCTCCGCGCGACCGCCCTTACCGAGTCCTTCGGTTCCCCGCTCTACGTGGTCGACGAGGATGCGGCGCGGGCGACCGCCCGGGTGATCCGCGAGGCGCTGCAGGGCGAAGCCCGCCGCGTCGGCACCGAGGCCACCGTCTACTACGCGAGCAAGGCGTTCCTGTGCGTCGAGGTCGCCCGCTGGATGGCGGAGGAAGGCCTGGCGATCGACGTGGCGAGCGGCGGGGAACTCGCTGTGGCGCTCGCCGCAGGCGTGGATCCCGCCCGCATCGGGTTCCACGGCAACAACAAATCAGTGGCCGAGATCGAGCGCGCCGTGCGCGCCGGGGTCGGCACCCTCATCATCGACAGCGAGGTCGAGACCGGCAGGATCGCCGCAGCGGCCAGCGCGGCGGGCGTCCGTCAGCGGGTCCGCCTCCGGGTCAACAGCGGCGTCCACGCCTCCACCCACGCCTACCTCGCGACCTCCCACGAGGACCAGAAGTTCGGTCAGCCGCTCGGCGAGGCCGCGCGTCTCGTCGGCGACATCCTCGCCCACGAGACGCTTGAGTTCGTCGGTCTCCACTGCCACATCGGCTCGCAGATCTTCGCCACCGACGGCTTCCGCGAGTCCGCGCGCCGGCTGCTCAGCGTGTACCGCGAGCTGGGTGAGCTCGCGGGGTCGCCGATCCCGGAGCTCAATCTCGGCGGCGGTTTTGGCATCGCCTACACGAGCGCCGAGGCCGACGAGGCACCGCAGATCGCCGAGATCGCCCGCGAGCTCGCCGACATCGTCGCGTCGAGCGCCGAGGAGTTCGGGATCCCGATCCCGAAGCTCGCGTTCGAGCCCGGTCGCGCCGTGATCGGGCAAGCGGGCGTGACGCTCTACACCGTCGGAACGACCAAAACGGTGCAGCTGGCGGGGTCGGACGCCGCGGAGGATCCCGCGGACCGCGGCTACCCCGAACGCCTCTACGTGAGTGTGGACGGCGGCATGAGCGACAATCCGCGCCCCGCGCTCTACGGCGCGGACTACCAGGTGCGGATCGCGAACCGCTCGAGCGAGGCCGATCCCGCGCTCGTGCGGGTGGTCGGCAAGCACTGCGAGTCGGGCGACATCGTCGTGGATCGGGACGAGCTGCCGGGCGACGTCCGCCCGGGGGACACCCTCGCGGTCGCCGCGACCGGCGCCTACTGCTGGTCGCTCTCGAGCACCTACAACTACGTCCCCCGGCCACCCGTCGTCGCGATTCGCGGCGGCGTGGCCCGCGTCATCGTGCGCGGGCAGACCGAAGAAGATTTACTCGCACAGAGCGTCGTCACCGGCGACGCCCGCACGAATGGAGATACGAAGTGA
- a CDS encoding homoserine dehydrogenase encodes MNGYRDLRVALLGCGSVGAQVARLILEHGDELAARAGARLTLAGIAVRAIDAPRDVDLPRDLFTTDAERLVQGADIVIELMGGIEPAKSLILQALQGGADVVTANKALIAAHGPELAEAAEQVGAQLSYEAAVAAAIPILRPLRESLAGDHITRVLGIVNGSTNYILDRMDRFGDSAEDAARLASELGYLEADPTLDVEGYDAAQKATILASIAFHTEVPVDAVYREGITKITAAQIDAAKHAGYVIKLLAIAERITSADGTDGVSARVYPALIERDHPLAVVYGGKNAVFVEAEAAGELMFYGAGAGGAETASAVLGDLVSAARRHVVGGPGIPGSLHAELPILPVSEVSTAYQVMLEVRDEPGVLAGVAGILATHGVSAASVEQSVEPGATGRATLVIGTHVAREGDLAAMVEALRTSDTVVSVTSILRLEGQA; translated from the coding sequence GTGAACGGATACCGCGATCTTCGCGTGGCGCTGCTGGGCTGCGGCTCGGTCGGCGCCCAGGTGGCACGGCTCATCCTCGAGCACGGCGATGAGCTGGCAGCGCGCGCCGGAGCGCGGCTGACGCTCGCCGGGATCGCGGTGCGCGCGATCGACGCGCCGCGCGACGTCGACCTGCCGCGGGACCTCTTCACGACGGACGCGGAGCGCCTCGTGCAGGGCGCCGACATCGTGATCGAGCTGATGGGAGGCATCGAGCCCGCGAAGTCGCTCATTCTGCAGGCGCTGCAGGGCGGTGCCGACGTCGTGACCGCGAACAAGGCGCTGATCGCGGCGCACGGGCCGGAGCTCGCAGAGGCCGCCGAGCAGGTCGGCGCCCAGCTCTCCTACGAGGCTGCCGTGGCGGCCGCGATCCCGATCCTCCGTCCCCTCCGCGAGAGCCTCGCCGGCGACCACATCACCCGTGTGCTCGGGATCGTGAACGGGTCGACGAACTACATCCTCGACCGCATGGATCGCTTCGGCGACAGCGCGGAGGACGCGGCGCGCCTCGCGAGCGAGCTCGGGTACCTCGAGGCCGATCCCACCCTCGACGTCGAGGGCTACGACGCGGCGCAGAAGGCGACGATCCTCGCGAGCATCGCCTTTCACACCGAGGTGCCGGTCGACGCCGTCTACCGCGAGGGCATCACGAAGATCACCGCGGCCCAGATCGATGCCGCGAAGCACGCCGGCTACGTCATCAAGCTGCTCGCGATCGCGGAGCGGATCACCTCGGCCGACGGTACCGACGGCGTCTCGGCCCGGGTGTACCCGGCGCTGATCGAGCGCGACCACCCGCTCGCGGTGGTCTACGGCGGCAAGAACGCCGTGTTCGTCGAGGCCGAGGCCGCCGGCGAGCTCATGTTCTACGGTGCCGGCGCCGGTGGCGCTGAGACGGCCTCGGCGGTGCTGGGCGACCTGGTCTCCGCGGCGCGGCGCCACGTCGTCGGCGGCCCCGGGATCCCGGGATCGCTGCACGCGGAGCTTCCGATCCTGCCGGTGAGCGAGGTCAGCACGGCGTACCAGGTGATGCTCGAGGTGCGCGATGAGCCGGGTGTGCTCGCGGGGGTCGCGGGGATCCTCGCCACGCACGGCGTCTCGGCGGCGAGCGTCGAGCAGTCGGTCGAGCCCGGCGCGACGGGGCGGGCGACGCTCGTCATCGGCACGCACGTCGCCCGCGAGGGCGATCTCGCGGCAATGGTCGAGGCCCTGCGCACGAGCGACACGGTCGTGAGTGTCACGAGCATCCTCCGTCTCGAGGGACAGGCGTGA
- the thrB gene encoding homoserine kinase, translating into MSAARAVRVRVPATSANLGPGFDTLGIALAYGDELTAETREAPGATVVVTGVGAGEVPTDETNLVVRSVAHVFERLGRELPGLHITAHNRIPHGRGMGSSGSAIVSGVMIAAGLLESDPNDPIALTEEQLLAFATDLEGHPDNVAPALFGGLTIAWTTPDGPRFKRLMVHRGVAPLVLVPGFTMSTALARSLQPAQVPHADAVFNVSRSALLIAALTQSPELLLEATEDRLHQNYRGEAMPATRDLIGDLRAAGHAAVVSGAGPSILVLSNGPAERLAAADLVAARGDEWRALLLAVDTKGATVEAIPAH; encoded by the coding sequence GTGAGCGCGGCACGCGCCGTCCGCGTCCGCGTTCCCGCCACGAGCGCCAACCTCGGCCCGGGGTTCGACACGCTGGGGATCGCGCTCGCCTACGGCGACGAGCTGACCGCCGAGACACGAGAGGCGCCGGGCGCGACGGTCGTCGTCACCGGTGTCGGCGCGGGGGAGGTGCCCACCGATGAGACGAACCTCGTCGTGCGCTCGGTCGCCCACGTCTTCGAGCGCCTCGGCCGTGAGCTGCCGGGGCTCCACATCACGGCGCACAACCGGATCCCGCACGGGCGGGGCATGGGATCGTCGGGCTCGGCGATCGTGTCGGGCGTGATGATCGCCGCGGGGCTGCTGGAGAGCGACCCGAACGATCCGATCGCGCTCACCGAGGAGCAGTTGCTGGCGTTCGCGACGGATCTCGAGGGGCACCCCGACAACGTCGCTCCGGCGCTGTTCGGCGGGTTGACGATCGCCTGGACCACCCCCGACGGGCCGCGGTTCAAGCGGCTCATGGTGCACCGCGGCGTCGCGCCGCTCGTGCTCGTGCCCGGCTTCACGATGTCGACCGCGCTGGCGCGGAGCCTCCAGCCGGCGCAGGTGCCGCACGCGGACGCGGTGTTCAACGTGTCGCGCTCCGCACTGCTGATCGCCGCGCTCACCCAGAGCCCCGAGCTGCTGCTCGAGGCGACGGAGGATCGCCTGCACCAGAACTACCGCGGCGAGGCCATGCCGGCCACGCGCGATCTCATCGGAGACCTGCGCGCGGCGGGTCACGCGGCAGTGGTGTCGGGGGCAGGGCCCTCGATCCTCGTGCTCTCGAACGGCCCGGCGGAGCGGCTCGCAGCCGCCGACCTCGTCGCCGCTCGCGGAGACGAATGGCGGGCGTTGCTCCTGGCCGTCGACACCAAGGGTGCTACAGTGGAGGCGATCCCCGCGCACTAG
- the rho gene encoding transcription termination factor Rho, which translates to MELNANESTPTTAADAAPVAEKPVRRRASRRVTAAAGAAPEVTEAAAPAAAEAPAAAASAPAAEAPAAPAAEEAPKKRATRSRKKAAESTDAAPASDAAAADAPAEAAAADAPAADAPAAEAPAAEAPKKRATRSRKKAADPAEAAEAAGDAATASTEAPASTEVPAADAAAGATTGAAESEATETAAPARRTRGGRRAQSDAAAAPAEAEAAEASAQQGAKNDGTDAAGDGASDNGRSRNRRGRGAKNDAEQSEGEQNGGNADESKSRGQGQNGNQNRGQGQGQNGPKNDDNSTRSSRTRQRDRKRRGQGDDFEPEITEDDVLLPIAGILDVLDNYAFVRTSGYLPGTSDVYVSLGQVKKYALRRGDAVVGAIRQPREGEGGSRQKYNAIVKIDSVNGRQVDEDETRADEAELTPVFPQERLRFETSAEQLVGRGIDLVAPIGLGQRGLLVVPAQASATGLLTELAAAVTANKPDAHLMVVLTDARPEVVTQLQRTVHGEVVAATFDRSAEDQTTVAELAIDRARRLVELGHDVVVLLDSLNRLARAYAQTQPGAVKVATDVVDEYAIAQVKRLLAAARNLENGGSLTILATTQTGTGVQVDKTLLREVRQVANSEVRFTKTAIGHTPAVDLGASHTLQADTMLGADEARVLAQLQVSLTEDDAVESLRARLRSSSSNAALLAEIQRAGGIS; encoded by the coding sequence GTGGAACTGAACGCGAATGAATCCACCCCCACCACCGCTGCGGACGCCGCTCCGGTCGCCGAGAAGCCCGTGCGTCGCCGCGCGTCGCGTCGGGTGACCGCTGCGGCCGGCGCTGCGCCGGAGGTCACCGAGGCAGCGGCTCCGGCTGCTGCCGAGGCACCCGCCGCTGCTGCTTCGGCCCCTGCTGCTGAGGCACCCGCTGCTCCGGCAGCCGAGGAGGCGCCGAAGAAGCGCGCGACGCGCAGCCGCAAGAAGGCGGCTGAATCGACCGACGCTGCTCCGGCGAGCGATGCCGCCGCTGCGGACGCGCCCGCGGAGGCCGCCGCTGCTGATGCTCCCGCTGCCGATGCTCCCGCTGCCGAGGCGCCGGCTGCCGAGGCGCCGAAGAAGCGCGCGACACGCAGCCGCAAGAAGGCCGCTGATCCCGCAGAGGCTGCTGAGGCCGCGGGCGATGCCGCAACGGCCTCCACGGAAGCACCCGCCTCCACTGAGGTCCCGGCCGCCGACGCCGCCGCGGGCGCGACGACCGGCGCTGCGGAGTCCGAGGCCACCGAGACCGCTGCCCCCGCGCGCCGCACCCGCGGCGGCCGCCGAGCGCAGTCCGACGCCGCAGCGGCGCCGGCCGAAGCCGAGGCCGCCGAGGCCTCCGCTCAGCAGGGCGCCAAGAACGACGGAACCGACGCCGCCGGTGACGGCGCGTCCGACAATGGCCGGTCGCGCAACCGCCGCGGTCGCGGCGCGAAGAACGACGCCGAGCAGTCCGAGGGCGAGCAGAACGGCGGCAACGCCGATGAGTCCAAGTCGCGCGGCCAAGGCCAGAACGGCAACCAGAACCGTGGCCAGGGCCAGGGCCAGAACGGCCCGAAGAACGACGACAACTCGACCCGCTCGAGCCGCACGCGCCAGCGCGATCGCAAGCGTCGGGGTCAGGGCGACGACTTCGAGCCCGAGATCACCGAGGACGACGTGCTGCTGCCCATCGCGGGCATCCTCGACGTGCTCGACAACTACGCTTTCGTGCGCACGAGCGGCTACCTGCCCGGTACCAGCGACGTCTACGTCTCGCTCGGACAGGTGAAGAAGTACGCGCTGCGCCGCGGCGACGCCGTGGTCGGTGCGATCCGCCAGCCGCGCGAGGGCGAGGGCGGCAGCCGTCAGAAGTACAACGCGATCGTGAAGATCGACTCCGTCAACGGCCGTCAGGTCGATGAGGACGAGACGCGCGCCGACGAGGCCGAGCTGACGCCGGTCTTCCCGCAGGAGCGCCTTCGCTTCGAAACCTCCGCCGAGCAGCTCGTCGGGCGCGGGATCGATCTGGTCGCCCCCATCGGCCTCGGCCAGCGCGGCCTCCTCGTGGTGCCGGCGCAGGCCTCGGCGACCGGCCTCCTCACCGAGCTGGCCGCCGCGGTCACCGCGAACAAGCCCGACGCGCACCTCATGGTGGTGCTGACGGACGCGCGGCCCGAGGTCGTCACCCAGCTCCAGCGCACCGTGCACGGCGAGGTCGTCGCCGCGACGTTCGACCGGTCCGCTGAGGATCAGACGACGGTCGCCGAGCTGGCCATCGACCGTGCGCGTCGTCTCGTCGAGCTCGGCCACGACGTCGTCGTGCTGCTCGACTCGCTCAACCGTCTGGCCCGCGCCTACGCGCAGACCCAGCCGGGTGCCGTGAAGGTCGCCACCGACGTGGTCGACGAGTACGCGATCGCGCAGGTCAAGCGACTGCTCGCCGCCGCGCGCAACCTCGAGAACGGCGGATCGCTCACGATCCTCGCGACGACGCAGACCGGCACCGGGGTGCAGGTCGACAAGACCCTGCTGCGCGAGGTGCGCCAGGTCGCCAACAGCGAGGTCCGCTTCACGAAGACGGCCATCGGGCACACTCCCGCGGTCGACCTCGGTGCCTCGCACACGCTGCAGGCCGACACGATGCTCGGGGCCGACGAGGCGCGCGTCCTCGCGCAGCTCCAGGTGTCCCTCACCGAAGACGACGCCGTCGAGAGCCTGCGGGCCCGCCTCCGCTCGTCCTCCTCGAACGCCGCGCTGCTCGCTGAGATCCAGCGCGCCGGAGGCATCTCCTAG